AGCTTCATATGTACCTGTGTGTAAGCATATGGGTGCGTACGTGGGTATTTGATTCTGGAAAGGCCTCGCAATACTGTTGTTGGCTTCCTCGTCTAtgtatcaaaatatacaaatatataaacCATGAAATCAATGAAGCGTTTGTGCCAGTTTGGGGGATCTGATGAATCCGGTGGGTTTGTAAAATCGCTGTGTCATTGAATGCACCAGTGGCTATTGAGCCAGCCGTCTGTCACCTCCCTCCCAGACCAGGGACAGTGGAGAGTCATTAGCACTGATAGCTCCCATTTAAATGGAAGCGCGGTAGCATGGCTGAAGCCTGGGGGAACCAGTTGGCCCAAGTTTGTCTGCAGGGATGGGGGTTGGTGAAAGGTCCCCAGAAGGGGAACTAGCATGTAAAATCTCCCAGGAGCCCACGATGGGACCGGGAGAGGAACACAGCgacaggctcttggagggagagGGAACTGTTTGACTTTGAGAGGAGGCGAGAGGAAGCTGCCTGGAGAGGTCAGTGAGGTTCTGGAGAGAAGCCTGACCTGGAGACGTGGAGTCCCAGGATGGAGCAGGAACCCCCGAAAGGACATGGATTCAAATCCCGAAGAATGCTCTGAGTGATGAGGAATGGGAGGCAGGGATCCACGCGCTGGTGTTTCGTATTTTGCTTGGatctgcactgctacagactagggaccgaatggctgggcagcagttctgcagaaaaggacctaggggttacggtggacgaaaagctgactatgagtcaacagtgtgcccttgttgccaagaaggataatggcattttgggttgtataagtaggggcatttccagcagatcgagggatgtgatcattcccctctactcagcactggtgaggcctcatttggagtactgtgtccagttttgggccccacactacaagaaggatgtggataaattggagagagtccagcggagggcaacaaaaatgattagggggctggagcacatgacttatgaggagaggctgagggaattgagattgtttagtctgcagaagagaagaatgaggggggatttgatagctgctttcaactacctgaaagggggttccaaagaggatggatctagactgttctcagtggtagaagatgacagaacaaggagtaatggtctcaagttgcagagggggaggtttaggttggacattaggaaaaactttttcactaggagggtggtgaagcactggaatgggttccctagggaggtagtggaatctccatccttagaggtttttaagatcaggcttgacaaagccctgggtgggatgatttagttgggtttggtcctgctttgagcagggggttggactagatacctcctgaggtcccttccaaccctgagattctatgattctatgattctatgatctcttaTGCTGTCTAAAGTGAAGTGTGATTGTGTTAGAAACCGCATGCAAGGTCTCTGCCTGCTTCAACCATGGTGCGTCCCTGCAGGGGTTAACTGTTCGCCGGGTGCCTGCAGGATGGAGCTCCGGGAGGGGTGTGCCGaggctgctgggggagctggcAAGAGTCTCAGGGCTCAGAAGAGGGCGCTAGATGGAGGATCAGCACCCTGGGAATGTGTCTCGAGACCCAAAGCCAGAGCAGTGTCTGGCCTGGGCTCAGACTCAACATGCCCAAAGCACCTGGGTCCAGCGTTGGGATGCAAACACAGCAGCCTGGCGAGTGTCCGGAGGGGGCGCTTGACCGGGGCTGGGGCAATGGAGAGCTGAACACCCAGCCAGGCGCTCGGTGCAATGGGGCTCTGCTCTGGGTGGGTCTCTAGGTGTCACTGGGTACAAATTATCCTAACAGCCAATGCTCCCCTCCACTGGCCTCTTCCCCCCAGGCTTTGTCTGGCTCTGAGGGCCCAGGATCTTCCACCCTCACTGGGCCGGCCCTTCCGCCAGGCGTATCCGCGGAAACAGGGGCCTGCTCACTATGTAAGGTACTGCCCTGTGTGCGGGTGTAGTGTAcacacccccaaacacacacactgtgctgtacacacacagccaccaacacacacactgtgctgtacaaacgtcacaaacacacacattgtgccgtacacacacagccacaaacacacacaccgtgctgtacacacccacccacccccaaactcacacactgtgctgtacaaacacaaactcACACActatgctgtacaaacacagccacaaacacacacactgtgctgtacACACCCCCACttacccccaaacacacacacactgtgctgtacacacacacacacacacacactgtgctatacacacacacaaacacacacactgtgctgtacacacccccacctgcccccaaacacacacactgtgctgtacacacacagccacaaacacacacaccgtgctgtacacacacacacacccccaaactcacacactgtgctgtacaaacacaaactcACACActatgctgtacaaacacagccacaaacacacacactgtgctgtacacacccccacctacccccaaacacacacacactgtgctgtacacacccccacctacccccaaacacacacactgtgctgtacacacacagccaccaacacacacactgtgctgtacacacccccacctgcccccagacacacacactgtgctgtacacacacagccacaaacacacacaccgtgctgtacacacactcacccacccccaaactcacacactgtgctgtacaaacacaaactcAAACActatgctgtacaaacacagccacaaacacacacacggtGCTGTAcacacccccacctgcctccaaacacacacacactgtgctgtacACACCCACACACTGTGCTGTACACACTGACACCCAAACACAGAAACTGCTGTACACACCaactcccaaacacacacactgtgctgtacacacacagccacaaacacacacactgtgctgtacaccccccaccagctcccaaaCCCACACACTGTGCTGAACACACCCagctacaaacacacacactgtgctgtacacacacacacacacatacacacacccctacaaACCCTGCTCTCCCCTTGCCAGGTCTCCAGCCTGCGTCCACTGTCTATACTGCTGTGTTCGGCCCTGCAGCGTGAACCCgactcagctgacctgggctctgagcctCACTGCAGTGGGTCTTGCTGCTTGGTGGATGTGCCCTGTGGATGCCAGGGCGCCCTGGGAGAGGGCAATCCTTCCGGGCAGATGCTAGCCGGGTTCCCTGCTCTGGGTGCCGGCGGATTGTGTCTGAGGGGGAGGCTGCAGCTGTCCCCGTctagctcccagcccagcctcactgcACTGAGAACCCCTGTCCATGGTGCCAGGAGATCTGAGCCGAGCCCTGCTGTGGTGCTGGAAAGCAGCGGGGCCTAGCGGGGATACAGCCGCACCGGGCACAGGGCtagggaggggtgaggcaggggctcaGCTTTTCTCCCTGAGCAGGAGCCTGTTATCTCAGGACAGCGCTCGGTTCCTCTGGCGTCTCCACCAGACTCCGGGCAGGGTTTAGAGCCAATATCGCCCTGCCACAGCGTTTCCCTGGGAGCCAGATTTCCTGACAGGGACTGACCTACCTCACACGGAAAGGCGAACACATGCGGTGTCCCGCAGCTAGGGAGGGACCCACGCCAAACAGCCCCGAGCTGCGGGAAGGTGGCCCCTAGAACAGGCTGGGCCGGAACCATGGATCTGTCTGATCTAGGCAGAGCTGGAAATGCCACctattaaggttgcctaacactttttATTCAAAGTCCGTGTTTTCATTTGCTCAGCATTTccccaaactttaaccatttgggcatAAATTTCTCacgccaggtgtctgcctcaggctgattttttcTGGAGAGTTTCATTGAAAACAATTTCAGCCAGTTCTGACGATGAGGTTGGGAAAACGCAACCGTCTGTCAGTCACTGTCCCATGGCGAAGCgacggggctcagagcaggggtgtGGCGTTCGGCTGAGGGGGTGCCCTGGGGACAGAGAGAGGCGCCTTTTGTGAAAACCTGCCCTCGGTTAGCTCAGTTACAATCCTCTTGAGAACTCACTGGCAGTTGTTGGAATTTTTTCAGCTGGGCAAAATACTCTCATTTGCTCCGACCTTGTTACTGGAAACGACGGAACCGTTTTTGCAGAGACTTGCCAATCAAATTCAGCCTGGGCCAGACAACCGGCATGGGGAAAATTCAGCCAACATGGTTAACGGCCTGTCTGGTTTCCAAATGCTTTAAAGCGGTGCCCACTGCCTCACGATACATGTGCCACACGCGTCTGTCTGGTGTATACAAGAGTCTCATTCATTGGAGGCCATTTCGATGCCTACCTGCCGGATCTGTGTGTGCAGCTAGGTATTCAGTGGCCGGATTCTGCTTGCTGACACatgggtgtaaatctggagtcttTTCATTGGAGTCCATGGCACTTAACTGCATGTACACCATGAAACAACAGCAGGATTTTGCTCCTGGACATCTAAACAGCTTAAACTGCACCCCAAAAATATTGTGAGGGTATCACCCTCCCAAGGGGGTGGAGTTTTCTCCTCCTCCCGCATCCTGGACACATAACAGGGAAATGAAGCTGCTACTTCTGCCACTGCAGCGTTTCAGGCCCAGAGAGCGAGTGGAACAGGACCCTGGTTCAATCCCCTCTCTCGGTGGGCTATAACAGAGAGGCCTAGGACTGTGCTGGGGTCAGTTTCAGGCTCTGCCACAGAGTCCCTAtgtaatcttgggcaagtcatttaatctaccCCGGCCCTTGGCGTACCATGGGGCTGAgacttccctgcctcccagggggctGAGGATGAAATTGGTTCGTGACTGTTCTATTGGTTCTATGGCCCTGGGAGTGCATCTGCAGACAGCTCCCCTGCAATGTACCTTCGCACACACAATGGGCTGGATTATGCATCATTTCTAAGGCATGCTGGCCGGTGTCACTGGCAGTGTTTGAAACAGGCCTGCCCAGGCCTTCAGCAAACACACGGGCAGAGAATCGAACCTCATCCTGTGTGGTTTGCAAGTGACTAAATTTAAACCTAAaaccctctgcctgcccctctctGTCCTCCCCCGGGAGcatgtgcagggctggctccttaTCTGCAAATCAGCAAGAGACTTTCCAGTGACACTGCTCTTCTGTCTCCCCGGCCACAGGAGCGTGGGGAGATAGGTATTAATAAATGATAATGAACGAATGGAATAAGTATTCATCCAACATGGACATTCCAGCACCATCATGGGAATCCCTGCTGAGGGCTATAAAATACCATGGCCAACGAGGGGGAAGCCAGACCATTCTCGGCCACCCCAACCTGCCAGAATCTGCCTGCTGCTGGCGCCAGAGCCGAGACACCCCGCCTGGAAATGAAGGTCGCCTCCTTAGCCCTTGTAACACTGCTCCTTGCGGCTCTCTGGATGGAAGCCCACTCGTTCAGCTGTAAGTAGCGGGTCAGCCCCTTTCTTTCTCCTCGAGACCCCAGCTTAGACAAGGCGATCAGGAAGGAAAGCTACGCACAGTGCAGAGGAAGGCTGCTCCCAGAGATGAGGGAGTGGGCTGGGCGCTGGGAGATCTGGGTCCGGTCCCACCTCTGCCACGGACTCTGTGCGCCATAGCTGAGTCACTTAGGCCTTACCATTAAAGGGTGGAAAATCCCCAGGGCAGTTTTGAAAGCCTCAGCCTTCGTCTCGCCGTGGCTCCGTTCCCCATCTGGAAATGGAGCTCACGATTCTccttttgtcttgtctgtttagatcatGAGAGCGGAGCCCATggctctgtgcagcacccagcacaatggggcaacCCCCCCATCTCTTTCGGGGCCTTTAGGCACAActgaatctgaatccttcctgCCTCACCAGACATAGCTCAGGGCAAGAACAAGGCTCCAGGATCCCTGCCTATCCCGGCCTGCTCTGTGCATATCCTCTATTGTTAAGGCCCATAAGTTTTCCCTCACTGAGCTGTGTCTGATGGATGGACTCTTTCAGTGAGGCCCTTTGTGGATTCCTCTGGTTCATTCGTCACCCACACCCCAGATATTGCCATCTTCTTTTCTGGAGCAGTTTGGAGCTTAAAGGGGTGTCAGATTCTCTGAGGAAACTCAGCACACTTTCAACTTTGCGGTAAATTCATGCCATTTAATGTGTAGTGTTTTCCTGAGGCATTTGCTTTCGACGGCATTGAGAGGCCTGTCTGCACCTTCTGATGGATTTTCAGCTTTCACATCAGGCTGTTCAGGGGGAAATAACACCTCCGTGGATGGTTTGGAGATTGCTCTGCAAGTTGTAGATTTTCGATGGCCAAATCCTGTTGAAGCTGGGGAATGCGGCGCCATTTTGTCAAATTGTTACATTCGTTCCTTCCGGTTCTGCACCTGGCCTCTCTACAGCTGCAGTGCACGTCTATGGACAGGAGATTCGGGCTTTGTGCTACCTGCGGGGTGGtgctcagccctggggctggcagcagaGCCCGTTCCTGGGCGGTTACTTTCAGAAGGGCCTTGCCATGCGTGGAGCTGGCAGAGAATTGCCCATCAAAGCCACTGCCTGGCAAATGGTTTTCCTCACAATGGAATTTTTCACAGAGCAAATTCTGTTCTCATCAATATTTTTcaggttttcattaaaaaaaaccagaaaagggaacattttcattttggcatttttcaaagatgtcttgattttttttttaaacaaaaaattttgggggttgtttttgggggttgttcttagggttgccaactttctaatagcacaaaaccgaaacacccctgccccagcccttcctgaggccctgcccatgccccgccccttctccaaggccccacccaccgCTCATTCCATCCCCCTCGCTCCCGCgcttgctcttccccaccctcactcacgttCAGCGGGCTAGGGGTAGGGATgcagggggtgggctctggggtgagtcTGGAGATGAGATGTTTGAGGTGcgggagggtgctccgggctgggatcaaggggtttggaggtaGGATGGGGAtcagtgcagggggtgagggtgtcaggggtgcaggctccagatggcacttacctcaagcagctcacggaagcagcagcatgttccccctccagctcctacgcagaggtgcggccaggtggctctgcgcactgccccgtTCACAGGCAccacctccgcagctcccattggctgcggttcccagccaattggagctgcaggggtggcacttggggtgggacAGCATGCGGAGCTCCCTGGCTGCCGctacacgtaggagccggaggggggacatgccgctgatTCCGGGAGCTGCGTGGCatggaggctagcagggagcctgccagccccactatGCAGCGCTGCCAACCAGACAgtcaatggcccagtcagcagtgctgaccggagccgccaggatcccttttcaaccgggtgttccagtggaaaactggacacctggtcaccctagacaaaaTAGATCCTTTCCTGACCCGTTCTAGGCACAAGACTGGAACCACATGGGACACCCGTACAGTCAGGGAGACCAGAGATCTCCCAGGCTGCCCATAGTTCAGTTCCACTCAGCTACTTCTTTCCCCGCACACCCTGGTTGCTCAAGGCTGCCTGGCCCTGATCTAGTGCCTGCCCAGGAAATGGGCATGAGCTCGGGCCCAGCAGAGCGTGGGGAGCTCCCAGTCCAGGTGTCCCACTGGGgacgtgcggactcacccctgcggcgcctcctgctggtctcttccgggaattagctctccagcccccggagcgccctctgcaggccggtgttcCGCTACCGCTTGGCCCCCGCATCCATCCCAGACCCAGTGCCCGTTATCTGGGGCACTGCCCCCGGCAGTAACTCCTCAGTCTTagggtttcccctccctggggaacccccacccactatccccaccttgcctcagtatcaggctactgccagtcatcgtctagccccgcgccctggggcagactgccgtatcagccactcagcactggcaaggagggtttggacctgctgccttggcctacccctgggctgccctttgcaagccccagtacctgttagcccaatgctaggccgcagcctggggctttccaggaaggagctccccagttcctctgcctttccccagccctgctccactccagtaccctgtctctagctccctcagccaggcccttctccctctacagccagagggagactgactgggctcctggctcactgcctcttacaggggccagctgggcctgattggggcatggccccagctgcagccacttcccccaatcagcccagcctaaaagcttcTTTCTCCAGTCACACCccactcccagggctgtttttaacccctctggacctgagcggggtgaccaccccgctacacccacGCTTTGGGATCCGAACTAACCCAAACACCAGTGCTGAGAAATCAATCACGTTTCATCCGAGGGCCTGAAAGGCTGTGCTGATGTTTCATGTCCCGCGTGCTGGGTAACATGAGAGGACTCCTTGTTTCTGAAACTAAGCTGGTTCTCTATTAAGAGATCTCTATCACTGAGATCCTGCAACTGCAAGGAGCATTCAAGCCATGTGCACTCAGACTGCAGACTCCTGCAAACtgagctcctccctccaagttccatgcaggttgctcCAATCAACATAAATTAATTAACCCCTGAAAAccaccgcccccgcccccggcaggggTGTTAACATCCTTGTCCCCATGCTACcagtggggaaagagagaaacagagaggcaaacagctaaACAATGAGATCGACAGTgattcagtggcaaagctgggaatattATAATTGCAATATTTCAGTGGCAGTGACAGGCAGAAACCCTCCAGTGCAAAACATCAATGAATCCAATCTCAGGGGTATCAATGGGAGCATCAGATAATTCCCTCCTGACCCCGAGAGACAGGTTTGgccgctccccagcactgctgaaGTCACTATTACACATGATTAATCCTGTCTCCTCAGTTCTTCGTTATTATCCAGCGTATGAGAACTCACACAACTTCCTttcttccagggccgcccagaggattccgggggcccggggtcttcggcggcggggggcccttccgttccgggacccgccgccgaagtgccccgaagacccgcggcaggggcccccccgccgccgaattaccgccgaagcgggacccgccgccgaagcgctgcccggtcttcggcggtaattcggcgggagggggccccgccgcgggtcttcggggcacttcggcggcgggtcccggaacggaagggccccccgccgccgaattaccgccgaagaccgagctgaactttggcggcgggtcccgctccgtcttcggcggtaatttgccagcggggggtccttccgccccggagtggaaggaccccccaccggggaagacccggagcggcagaagctcctgcgcccggccccacacaagagtttgccgggcaccccggagcgagtgagggaccccgctccaggggccccgaaaaactctggtgggggcccccgtggggctcggggcctggggcaaattgcccctcttgcccccccctctgggcggccctgctttcttCTTTCCAGTTGATAGGAAACGCAACACATGCTGTTATGCAAGCAATTTTGTCCGAAAACCGATCTCCCCGCAACTGATCCAGAGTGACAGACCCACAGATCGGAGATGCTCCCGCCAGGCCGTGATGTAAGTTTCACAGGGTGGCAGACACACGGGGCTTGatgcttttcttttctcttgtgTCTGTAACTCCATCTGATCCAGTAAACACCACAGAAAAGTCCTTTCTGGGAGCTGCTCATGTTGTACCTAATCCGCCACCTGATGATTCGCACGCAGAGCGAGCTCTCGAATATACCCCTTTGCAGCAAGGAGTTAATAGTGGTTTCTATGCTGGGATTTCATTACTAAGGCTGGTCTACATGGAAAGTTCCACCCATTTAATTAAAGGTCTGATTAAAAAACCAATTCCGTTAAACAGATGCCAGTGGCCTTGCTTATTTTAGTTACCATCAAAACTTGTTCTTAATCAACCCGCAACACGACACTTTCATGAGAGCATCCACAGGTATTTGCACTGGTTTCCCTAAATCATGTCAATTGCTGCAACTTTCTATGTAGCCCAGCCCTAAATACATTGGGGTAAATCATCTGTTACTGCCCAAAGAGTTACTGGAGATCAAAACCGAATGACACATGTAACCATAAAGAAGCACAGTGCACCAGGGCATGTGCTCCCCTTGCTATTTGTATTGTGTGTGTGAACTGCCAGTGTTGTTGCACATTAGCAGATAGCCGTGGGGTCTCACAGTCAGTGTGAACTGATGAGATTCCTCTAGAAAAGGACATTGGAAAGGAGCAATAGAAAAGTGAGAGGAGGGGTAGGTGTCACTGTCAGTGAATGTCTCTGCCTGGCTCAATCAGTTCCGATGCCGTAGTGAGAGATGATcccaaagagctctgtgtttgCCCCAGCTCTGGACGCCTGCACATCAGGATCAAGGTGTCTTGGCAGAGAGGTCAGCGGCACTGATCTTAGGACCTGAGTGCACTGAGTCGTGCGCGAGCCCAGAATTGGACTGGCAGGGGATACCCCAGCCTAGGACCACAGTGCATTGACAAAGCTGGTGGGGGCAgtgctggagtagctgggagtgCTGCAGGCCAAGATCATGGTGTATTGACtggtcggtgggggggggggcacagattgCAATAGGACAAGATGTGGCAGGTCCGGATTGAGGTGTGTGTCAATGCTGGAGGAGGCAAGTGTcacagcagcagccccacagcaccGTGCCtggggccaggcagctctgtcaGCCTCCTGCACTCAAGAGAACCGATTTCACTGCAGAACCAGACCGTTTCAGGGACAAACGCCTTCGTTCCCAGTGCTCTCACAGTCACTGCCCTGGCCTCATAGCCACGTGAGCCGTGATCAGAGTCCCTGTGCATCTCTGGCCCGTGCCTAAGGGAACCTGCCTCATGGACCTTTCTCTCTCTATTCACAGCGTGGTGCTGCAGAGGGGGACGGAAGTCTGTGTCGATCCCAGTGCGGAATGGTTCAAGACGTACAAAGAAAACCAGAAAAACTCCTTAAAGAAACTTGGCCTCTGGGTCTGAGACAGCAGCAGCTGGACACGATCTCAGTTTCACATGCTACATTATTTATATGCACTGACGTACCAGTGTACGGTTTTGCTAATTTATTTTTCTAGCCCTGTTAATTTATGTGAAAAAACCCCTTCCATTCCCTTCATCCCTTCTGtgtccttccccccctccactgAACATGTGATGGGGCAGCTGGCCAAAACCACTGTCACTCTCTGCAGACACAATAAAACATGTCCCAGTGCTGCCGCTGATGTGAGTAGGAAATGTCCCCCCATTTCTGAACAAGGATGGGCCTTGTCGCCGTGGTGTCACTATGGAGATCCAAGGATGGTGCAGGGCAATGTGGTGTCACTATGGAAACACAAGGGTGGTGAAGGACAACCTGGTGTTACTATGGAAAACCAAGGATGCTGTGGGGTTGCAATGGAGGAGGGAATCAGGGAGTGGACTGACCCTTGCTCACAGGAGGGGCGTGGGGAAGAGGGGACAGGGCCACTCTGAGCTTGTGGGCTcgttcttctccatccttccccctccccacctgtgCGAATGGTACAGgatgctccccaccccaccccaccccaaaacccctttGGCTCTTGACAggcgaggggggcagggcagagctctggctgcttcctgcagcagccctgattggctgctcttcccaggaggcagggcagtggcaaaggcagccaatcagagggagcTTTCCCCAGACAGGGCTGGAGTGCCTGGTCCCATGGCCAGACTGGCTGCAACTCACTGGTGCCAGAAGTGGGATGGCAGTGACCACAGGACTGACTCTGATCTTGCTCTCACCGGGCACTGGGCAGCTCCCTTCCCCTGGGTGCCAGAGTGAGGGAGACCAGAGTCAGGCTGGTGTCTGAGCTCAGGGGTTCCTTTACTGATTTACCTGCTGTCCCCTCCCCATGGTACCTGGCAGAGGAGAAGACATGCCAGGGAGTTACATGCAGTAGCGTGAGGCTCTGGGGGCACCATAACAGAACAAACGCCAGGGCACTGCCCCAGCCTACCCTCCCCGTattgctgtggggagcaggatcGTGGCTTGATGGGAAGGGGCTGCAGTGTGAAGAAGGTGGGGAACCAACTGCACTAACCTTTCCCTTCTGAGAACCAAGGTCCAGATCCCCGCTGGGGTTCAGGAAAGAAGCTgggccaccccccagctctgcttgaTCTGTTTGCGCTGAATCCGCGCTGTTCTTAACTTTCCACTCCAAGCTGTGGATCTCATGGAGGTGAAGCTGCTGGGCTCTCCGGCCTGGAGCACCTGGGTTTCCCTGTTTTTGAAGGACTTAGGAGAAGGAAAGTTCTTGGATACTAATTACCCGGGAGCTTGTCCCTGTCCCAGGCTGACAAGACACTGTCGGTAACAGAcacatggtggggtgggaggctgtctAGAATTTTGGATGCCAGTAGAAACTGCAAATGCGATTGCAGCTACTGGGGTCTTATTGTTTAAGCGCCTGGTCCACCTCCCATTGACGCTGAAGACTCTTTCTGTGGACTCTAGTGAGAACTGGACCTGCCCTCTATGGCTAAGAGTCCATAACTTTTGAAACAGCCTTTGGTTTCCTCATGTAGGAGGCCGGGGGCTTGAGGAGCATgtaccccacccctcccccaatggcAATCACCTCAAAGAGACCCCCTTAAACTTCCCACAGGCCTAGGAGAAGCCCATCCTCCATTGATATTTGCTCCCAACCTGCTTTCATTCCATCTCcaaaaccctcctgcacccctaggATCAGCCCCTCGCCATCCCCCCACGGGCCCAATGCGCCCATGTGCTCCCTCTTCTCCCGCCCCACTTTCTGCTCCCCGTCCCCATCCCCATGACAACACTGACAATGCCGGGGGGCTGGGACATCACAGACCCCTTCCCTTTCCATGGCACCATTAATGCACAAACTGCCCCAGGGAACAAGTGGTTTGGTTTTGG
The Mauremys mutica isolate MM-2020 ecotype Southern chromosome 19, ASM2049712v1, whole genome shotgun sequence genome window above contains:
- the LOC123353212 gene encoding C-C motif chemokine 5-like; translated protein: MKVASLALVTLLLAALWMEAHSFSFDRKRNTCCYASNFVRKPISPQLIQSDRPTDRRCSRQAVIVVLQRGTEVCVDPSAEWFKTYKENQKNSLKKLGLWV